AAAAGAATTCAGAAAACGCGACCTCAGAAAGTGCTTGGGAGCAGAGACAGGATTCGAAATCTAAAAGGAGCATTTGGTGTCACAAAATCCTGGATTCCGAAAAAATGTGTGCTGGTCATCGATGATATTTATACAACCGGAAATACCATACACAGAGTGGCAAAGGTGTTGAAAAATGCAGGAGCACAAAAAGTATATTTTTTGACCATAAGCATTGGACAAGGACTCTGACAGTATGATATACTAAAAATGATGTTTAAAAGGCAATGGATCGAGGTGGAAACATGTTGGATAAAAGAAAAATACGATTGATGATCAAGATGGCTTCTTATGAAAAGCAGGGAGCAGAAGAGGATCTGAAAATCAGCAGTTATTATAAAAAGGATTATGTGAGTATGAATGTGTGGGCTACGGCAATCTGGTTTACCATCGGTTATGCAATCGTAGCGGCACTGATCGCATTCTGCACGTTGGAGCAGATTCTGGAAAAGCTTACGATACTAAAGCTTCTTCTCTTGATGGGAACGGCAGTAGGCGGTTATCTGATTCTTTTGATTCTTTATTGTACCGGTGCAAGGATGTTCTACAAGAGAAAACACAATCTTGCCAAGCAGCATGTGAAAAAATATTATCGGGATCTGTCCCGTCTTGAAAAGATAAACATGAAGGAGAAAAAATAATATGAGCACATTACTTGTATGGAAGGATCAGATAGAAAAAATTTATGCCAGATATTCTTTTTATATTGTAAAGATACTGCAGTTCGTGTTGGGATTATGTGTATTCGGACTGATCAATTCCAATATAGGATTTATGAAAGCATTATCCTCTACAGTTTGTACAGTTGGTCTTGCTGCTGTTACGGCCTTTCTTCCGGTCGGGATGCTGGCACTTGTAGCAGCCCTGCTTGTTCTGGTACATCTGTATGCACTGTCTTTGCCGGTAGCGGGATTATGTCTGGCAATTTTTCTGGTGATGTATATTTTTTATGTAAGATTTACACCTAAAAAATCATGGCTGGTGGTAGTGGCGGCAGTAGCAGTTGCTCTGAAGGTCCCATATGTGATCCCGGTTGTATTTGGGTTGCTCGGAGCGCCTTCATTTGCAGTTTCGATGATGCTGGGGACGATTGTTTATTATATGCTCCACACAGTAAAGCTGACGGCATCGGCATTTCAGAGTGGAGGGGTAAAAGAACTTCTGGATGGAATCATGGTATTTACAAAACAGATACTGGCCAACAAAGAGATGTGGATGATGGTAGTTGTTCTGCTCCTGGCGATGATGGTAGTATATGGGGTGAGAACAAGAGGCATCAGTCATGCGTGGAAGACAGCTTCCGTTGCGGGAGCAATCGTGGCGGCAGTGCTTCAGGTGTCAGGCTGTATGACATTGGATGTTTCCTTCCAGGCAAGTTTTATTTTACTGGATCTTGTGGTGACAGTAGCAGCAGGTCTGATAGCAGAATTTTTCTTCCTTTCTGTGGATTATTCAAGAACAGAGACATTACAGTTTGAGGACGATGAGTATTACTACTATGTAAAAGCGGTGCCGAAAGTAGGGGTTACATTACCTGAAAAACAGGTGAAGCATATTACAGAGCCTCATGAAGAACAGCCAAAGGAAGCAAAAGCAGCAGTAAATCTGAAGCCGGAGCCGATGGTTCAGGAAACGGTGGCGATTGATACGAGCCAGATCCAGGAAGCAGATCTGGAGAAAAATGTAGATGAACTTCTGCTGACGCAGAGTTTAAATGAAGAATTGAGACAGAATCAGAACGAGCCGGAGGATGACTTGAGTCTTACGAAAAGTCTTGGAGATTTGTGGACCAAGAAGCCTGGTTCTGGAGAATAGGATGAGGAGGTGACTGGATGGAAGACCGGATCAGAATTTTTTTAAACAATTACATAAATGGTTTATACTTTCCAACGGTACACCTGACAGATGTGATAGAGATATTGATCATTACAGTGATCGTGTATGAGATCATGCTGTGGATCAAGAATACAAAAGCGTGGATGCTCTTAAAAGGGATGATCATGCTGGGGGCATTCTTTTTGCTTGCCGCGATCTTTAAGATGCATACGATTTTATTTGTGGCAAAGGAGTCGATCAGCGTACTTGCAATAGCGGCAGTTGTCGTGTTCCAGCCGGAACTTAGAAGAGCTCTTGAAAAGCTGGGCGAAAAGAATTTTCTTACGAATGTTACTCTTTTTGATAAAAGCAAAGAAAATCAGCGCTTTTCCGATGAAACCCGAGACGGGATCGTGCGCGCATGCTTTGAGATGGGCAGTGTCTGCACAGGAGCGTTGATCGTTGTAGAGCAGGCGATTCATCTGACAGAGTATGAGGTGACGGGAATTGAACTGGATTGCAAGATCTCTTCACAGGTATTGGTCAATATATTTGAGCATAACACACCGCTTCATGACGGAGCAGTGATCATACGGGGAAATCGGATTACCTCAGCAACGTGTTACCTTCCTCTTTCAGATAATATGCAGATCAGCAAAGAACTGGGAACAAGACACAGAGCGGCGCTCGGAATGAGTGAGGTCTGTGATGCGCTGGTGATCGCAGTTTCGGAAGAGACAGGTCAGGTATCTGTTGCAATGGGCGGACAATTAGAGAGAGGAGTGTCAAAGGAGAGGCTTACAGAACGACTGAATCGGATTCAGTACAGATCAGCAGAGAAGAAAGCAAAAAAATGGAAAGGATGGCGCAGGAATGAAAAAGCATAAATACATGGAAAATCTGAGCTTGAAAGTGATTGCCCTGTTCTTCGCTGTATTTCTGTGGCTGATCGTGATAAACATTGATGATCCTGTTGACACACAGACGTTTGATAATATTCCGGTGGAAGTAAAAAATGAGCAGGTTGTAAAAAGTAAAGGAAAAATGTATCAGATTTTGGATGGGACAGAGAATGTAAGTGTAAAAGTGACGGCAAAGCGTGAAATACTGGAGAAACTGACATCTTCAGATTTCAGCGCGGTTGCTGACATGCAGGAAATGCAGATCAACAGTCTGATCCCGATCAAAGTTTCTGTAAAGCGATATAGCAGTGAGTGTAAAGCTGAGGCTTCGCCGAATAACCTGGTAGTGGAGATCAATGATGTCAAACAGAAGGTATTTCCTCTGACAGTCAGTGTGTCAGGAACGCCGCAGAATGGATGTATCATTGGCAACATGACTGTAAATCCTGAAAAGATTACGATCAAAGGCTCAGAACCGCTTGTAGAAAGCATTGAAAAAGCAGTGGTTAAAGTGGATGTGACGGGACGCGCAGATTCGGGAACTGTTCAGGGAAATCTGGTACTTTATGACAGTCAGGGTAATATTGTGGATCAGAGCAAGTTGAGCAATAACCTGAACACGGAGAAGGGAATTCAGGTAGAGATCCAGATGCTGAATACAAAAGACGTACCGATTACATATCAGCAGCCGGAGAATCTGAAAGAGAATTATATTTGCACAGGATGGACCTGTGAGCCGCAGACAATACAAGTCAGCGGTACAAAAGAGATGCTGGATACGATATCGGAGATAGAAATTCCGACATCGGAAATTGATGTCAGTGATGTTACTAAAAAAGTAGAAAAGACAGTGGATATCACGCAGTATCTTCCGGAGGGAATCAAACTGGTGGATGAGAATGCCAATACGA
This window of the Mediterraneibacter gnavus ATCC 29149 genome carries:
- a CDS encoding YbbR-like domain-containing protein, whose product is MKKHKYMENLSLKVIALFFAVFLWLIVINIDDPVDTQTFDNIPVEVKNEQVVKSKGKMYQILDGTENVSVKVTAKREILEKLTSSDFSAVADMQEMQINSLIPIKVSVKRYSSECKAEASPNNLVVEINDVKQKVFPLTVSVSGTPQNGCIIGNMTVNPEKITIKGSEPLVESIEKAVVKVDVTGRADSGTVQGNLVLYDSQGNIVDQSKLSNNLNTEKGIQVEIQMLNTKDVPITYQQPENLKENYICTGWTCEPQTIQVSGTKEMLDTISEIEIPTSEIDVSDVTKKVEKTVDITQYLPEGIKLVDENANTILITVMIEKEGSRIIEFPVEGIQVNNLKDKYELTFESDEVIELKFIGEQTTLDQLDITNAVSIDLQDCKSTGEYEVPVSIEVPDGVELEKQPTIKVKLTEKEDETDQKADKKSDSTQEKSEK
- the cdaA gene encoding diadenylate cyclase CdaA: MEDRIRIFLNNYINGLYFPTVHLTDVIEILIITVIVYEIMLWIKNTKAWMLLKGMIMLGAFFLLAAIFKMHTILFVAKESISVLAIAAVVVFQPELRRALEKLGEKNFLTNVTLFDKSKENQRFSDETRDGIVRACFEMGSVCTGALIVVEQAIHLTEYEVTGIELDCKISSQVLVNIFEHNTPLHDGAVIIRGNRITSATCYLPLSDNMQISKELGTRHRAALGMSEVCDALVIAVSEETGQVSVAMGGQLERGVSKERLTERLNRIQYRSAEKKAKKWKGWRRNEKA